The genomic region TTGATGCCAGGTGCCTGAAGACACTCAATACGCCCACGTCTTCCTTGACAGAGGTTCGTAGGAGTTTACAGCCTAGAGCTCGACCAAGTCTCTCCGCCTCTTCTCTATTAATCAATCATCGACCATCATTCTCTCACAgttaatttattgttaaaaaatattataaacgaggtgatgaaaataatcttACGGATCAATTTGACACTGATCCACCAAGTCGATTTTATTCTGCACCAATACCGTCGGTATTTCTCCACATTCATTCTCAACCTTAAGTTTCCACGATGGTATAGCATCGAACGAATCTCTATCAGTCGCTGAATATGCCAGCACACAAGCGTGCGCACCACGATAATAAGCGGCTGTGATAGCGTCAAATTCCTCCTGGCCAGCGGTGTCCCACAGCATTAATCGCACGTCTTCGCCATCGACCCTGTTTAATATAGCGAGACACTTCAGCaactgagaattttttaattaacgaaaAGAATCGCTCTGTGCGAATCACTCACTCTATTTGCCTCTCTAGGAAATCAACACCAATAGTCTTTTTGTAGTCTCTTGTATAAGTTCCCTTACAAAATCTTTGGATCATCGACGACTTACCCACTGCCCCATTGCCTACTATGACCACCTGAAActcaattttaaaaagtttATATCCTGCGTCTGAAGCCGAAAATCTCTTTATTGAAGAACCCAGAgaagttattcatttttaagaCTTAAATTTTGGACAGTTGCAATGCTTCCATCCGAAATCCAAAAGCATATTAAGAAGAGCATAAACTGATTTGAGATTATAAATTCCTGCTTAATTTACGACCACTGAGGAATGGATCTACCGGTCTCTGGGTCACATTCCTCGTAAGATTCGAAATTATCCGATGGGACCAAATGTATTTATGATAACGGTGCAGTCAACACAGCAACAAAATACACATGTTAAGGTGATGATTGCCGAATAAGTTGGGGAAAGGGAGTTACACCGGTTCGATTGGGTATCATACAAAAAACCGGTCCATGTACCAGACGTATCCACATGTGCTGCATCTTCAAAATACATGTCCAACAGCCGTTATTTCCATCTTTCCTCTGATTCTCAATTAGCACAAGGGGAGGgagcaaaaaatataatgaaaatcaACTGCAAGGAATTTCCGTCTCCTAAGTTTTCCATGAAGAAGGTGTTGATTTCACTGGCAGTAAAATTTCAAGGGATTAATTAGCTCGTGGTATATGACGGTTTGTGTGTGCAACCTGTGGGAATTGGTGGACCGAGCATACAAGAGACCAGTACCGTTAAATGCAAAGGAAACTGGAAAGCTAGACGCGCCTGCTTCATCCATCCCGCATATATTCAATCGAAATTCACAACAGTCAGGTGACTTGCCTATTAATGTtggtaataaattcaaatactCCGAACTTTTATTTCACTGGACGAGATAGAACTGGTAGGAATGAAGAATTAATTGCTTTTTTGTATGCCAAACAACATCGCTATCCTTATGATTTCACATTCCAGCGCAAGGACGAAGGGACTTTTTCCagcgatggaaaaaaatactctTCCGAGAATGGGGGCTCAAATAAAAAGGAACAAAACCATCCCAATTACAAGGAAAAATGAGCGTGCATTTGAACTGGGGGAAGTTGGTAAAAATCCTTGCAAGGGTCTATGCAGCGGTATAAGTAATCAAATATTACCTTGAGTGATATCTCGAGCTCTTCCTCCCGCATTCTGACCTTACCTTCCTTCTCATAATATCTTGTTACACTTTTCCCACCCCGGGAACTTCAAAACACACAGTTATATACATGTACAAAAAATAAAGATCTTCATGGAATCTCCAGCGCATATGAATCAGTGAAAAGCGTCAGTTTTTCACCCCAGTCTTCTTCACAAATCTTTGGCCATTGTTTCAACTTCCTCCAGAGCTCTTGGAATATTCTCCAACAAACAATCGATCGATGTAAATTTGGACAAAACCCAGGTAAGGGACTATGCGAACAGGTGAGTTCAATTGATATGATTTTCGTGGGTCCACGTGCGACCTCGACCGAATGTTGGGTGGAAGCGAACTGGTGCTGAGAACGCCGGCGAAACTGCACGAAAGCACCTGTCATCAAAAACTACCTGGCGATTCCCCGCTGAAGAAAAAGATCGCTCACACCTGTATTCCCTGGAGTCACTAGAGGATCCTGATGCCTAGGGAATTTCGAGTATGAAGTACACCGTTCAGCCGGGGTGTCTGAAGTTTATGAGTTTACCAATATAAAAAGGGAATGAATAGGTGAGGAATTGTATGTCGAACCTGTCAATAGTTGATGATTATTTCACCCTCGTAAAATTTCATAGCGGTTCTTCCCACAACGTCAAGGGTAGAACGACAGACCTAATTTATTGCAGAATTTCCAGCAGCTTATTTCGAAGATAGACCTTTTCATTAGCTtagttctcattttttttaatcaataagtACAATATGTACAATAAGTAGAGTACGAAAAATAGAGATCAATATACAATAGGGTGCGAGTCAAGATATAACATGATAATTTAAAGGAGGTCCAAGGATTCACGCAGAGAATTAATAATACTTTAATATTCATAtagtttcatttttgtttttattatgaatgcataatagtaattaataataataatagtaataataataataaaatagtatAAAAGGAGGCCAACTGACAAAGGAAGTATAAACTCGacggaaatttaaaaataattatatatatatataaggtATAATGTAATGTTCGTCGATGTTTCTTGGACGTTCctacatttttgaaaaacactTGATAATGTTTTCTCAATAATTCTTCGAATTATTCCGTAATGCCAAGAACGGGAACATTGGACTATGTTTATTAGCCTAACTTGAAATCCTGGAGATTCAATAATCCTCGATACACTTGGTGAGTAAAATAAACAGTTATCAGTAAATTAACAAACTGCGCATTGAGACTGTGATTTTAAGCGATCAATTTAACGCAACCCATAAGTCTATTTCACTCTTCACCCGGTGCACTGAAGTACATGTTATTTTTAATCACTCATATCAGCACGTGCTTACCACTGATAAATATTACTTGGTTGTGCAAGTTCCCGTTCTTGGATTTAAAGGAATATAATTCTCCAAAGGGTGGTTTGGCTGTTGTTCAGCATCCACTAATTTAACATTCGAAAATTGTCTCACTGCACGACATTTTATCATCGTCATCATTCAATAACTCCTCAATTGTATACAAAACAACATTGGTATTGCTCTCTCAATCTTCGTTTTGTTCCTATATAATTGGGGAAACTGTTCATCCCTTTTacaattaatataaaatattatcattattttctcaACTACTATGTATAATACTATACTCATGGATACTACATGTATACGCACACATACatacataattatttatgtaTCAATGGTATCTTATGCTTGAAATTGTCGTTTCTATTAAGATGCTATTGCTCCGggctcttttcatttttttttcattttctttctccTCTTCCTTCATGTCTTGCTGAAAAATCATGACTGTACATAAACACGGGCACCATAGACTCCAAGGAGAAAAAAAGGCAATAATATAGAACTTGTCTGGAATTGAAGGAAAGCCTTCACATTTCGAAATTGATGAATTGGTTTAAGGTATCGTAGATTCTCTACCTGTGATATCTTATTTTCTATTCACCAGTGAatatctcatttttatttttccgtgAACACTTAAAATATTACaatattcatcattttatatCAAATCTCTCTGATGAAATGATTGTAAGcacatgaaaaatgaaattgaaatgaaaactgaGGCAAGAgttattctatttttctgCTATTGACCGTCGCCGTGTCTTGCCATTTGGACGGACCGgttaaaaattatatcgaacaTAAGGAGATTACATTTACATAAATGGTTGAATGAAACGACTTTTATGAACTTTGGAAATTCTCACATTAGTTTGTAGATTAAACaacgaaaattaattcttaaaCAGTGCAGTTTGAAGTTTTGGATTTACATTACGATATTTCATACTTGGAAGCGATGATATCACCATTAAAATTCCGAGCAATCACCAATGGTTGAAGTGCATCCGGCCCGGGTGCATATACATCCGCGTTGATCTCATGTAGACCGGTTTCAAGAGGCGTTTCGCTATCTTTTCAAGTTTAAATATAAAACTCATGTACACTGGTTTTTCAATgttaaatttccatttctgACGATACCATCCAAGTGCAAGTGATTCTTTCAAAtacaaataataatagtatCATTTTCACTTCAAACCTATGGCAGCCAGAATGATTTTAAAACCAATAAAATGAACAAAGACGACGTTAGAAAAATAAACGACACTATTTCAACGAttagttatcaatttttttctctcctacgttgttgttttatattttaaaatgCTTTTgttctggagaaaaaaaaatggcatttCAATATGATGCTTTCGAATTGATGAATAACACTCAGTACGCGGATGCTTCTTTGTATTCAGAGCTCTCCATTGTAAAGAAATCCTCGAGCTTCCATTGGAGGGTCTCGAATGTCGGCCTCTTCATTGGATCCTTGTTCCAACACTCGAGCATTATGTCATAGAGAGCCGTTGGACAACCTGGTGGACACGGCATTCTGTAGCCGTGCTCCACTTGATGCAATACTTCAGCATTTGTCATGCctaggaaatttttaatcgtttttattcattcatagAAAGTCAAATTTCATAAAGAGAAAACTCCACCCCTGTATCTGTATGAATTATTAGAACAAGGTTTCCTCTCACAAAtggtcatttcattttttatgaagcTATTTAATTACCCCAATCATTGTAACGCTGAGTTAATTcgattatcaaaaaataattcttacttAAGATGAAAACTGTGAGAGTCGAGTAcagatgtaaaaaaattttgcttaGATAAAAAAACTTACCAGGATAAGGAATTCGTCCATAGGTGACAAGTTCAGTCAATAAAATACCGAAAGACCATACGTCTGATTTAATACTGAATTTGCTGTAGTTCGCTGCTTCTGGGGCTGTCCATTTAATGGGGAATCGAGCACCAATTCTAGCTTCATACTCGTCCTCTTTGATCAATCTAGCAAGACCGAAATCAGCTATTTTAACGACATTACCATCAGCAACCAGAACATTACGAGCCGCCAAGTCCCGATGAATGTAATTTTGCGATTCTAGGTATGCCATTCCTGATGCTATTTGAGCGGACATGTCGATCAATTGTTGAAGCTTCAGACCTCGGCCTTTTCCTGTCAATTGTTGTTACAAATAATTAGAACATAATAGACGTATTCCTATCGGTTATTTAACTGATATATTGCCCTGTGCAAGTATATAAATCAACTCTTTGAACCttattttctataatttttatctgtcgAGCCACTTTCCCCGGATGTGCTAAGGATTGTTATCAATTGCTATTTTATCGCGGTTCTCGGCTTTCGTGATGAGTCAAAGTTGtcgggatattttttttttctttatctcacgcggaaaaataatgtttcgCTGTTCATTTAGCTTTGATTATAATTTCAACGAGCAATAAAGTTTTTCAATGGGACCAAAACAGCCAAATATGGATTACTGTTGCGCTATAATTTCGAACTAATGAATAATCAACGCTATTGAGATTCATCTGGGTGATGATATTAATTTCTATTGCATTGAGTCTGATAAGTGATTACGAGGACATTCATCGCGGCCATTCAATCCGAGGACAAAATGCTAACAAACAATTGATTCTAATCAGTTTCTGTGAACTGATGGATAATGTTTTAATCAATATAGCTTAAAagaaaatcgagaaaaatatcaaaatgagATTCGGCTTCGGAGAATATGCAATAGGAGAATTTGACGAATGTATCTCTACTAGTCTTATAACTACGTTTAGCCCTGCCCCAAAGAAAATATtagttcaatgaaattataattcactaattaattgattaattttttttttctgtgagaACAACTTCCGCTTTAATTTCGAAAATGCAGATCATCTAATTGTGAGGAGTGGATGCCCCTTAGCAAATTGAAAACTGGTGCCAGCAGGtcattcgaaaattttcattactctT from Diachasmimorpha longicaudata isolate KC_UGA_2023 chromosome 1, iyDiaLong2, whole genome shotgun sequence harbors:
- the LOC135160576 gene encoding ras-related protein Rab-23 isoform X2, which produces MQHMWIRLVVIVGNGAVGKSSMIQRFCKGTYTRDYKKTIGVDFLERQIEVDGEDVRLMLWDTAGQEEFDAITAAYYRGAHACVLAYSATDRDSFDAIPSWKLKVENECGEIPTVLVQNKIDLVDQCQIDPEEAERLGRALGCKLLRTSVKEDVGVLSVFRHLASRCLLEMGRCEDDFQDDLRLYSSGPRSPSVISAFSPNECSRTTGNGTIVLRPSGKRHHRKKNFVKSACRLL
- the LOC135160576 gene encoding ras-related protein Rab-23 isoform X1, translated to MREEELEISLKVVIVGNGAVGKSSMIQRFCKGTYTRDYKKTIGVDFLERQIEVDGEDVRLMLWDTAGQEEFDAITAAYYRGAHACVLAYSATDRDSFDAIPSWKLKVENECGEIPTVLVQNKIDLVDQCQIDPEEAERLGRALGCKLLRTSVKEDVGVLSVFRHLASRCLLEMGRCEDDFQDDLRLYSSGPRSPSVISAFSPNECSRTTGNGTIVLRPSGKRHHRKKNFVKSACRLL